From Erigeron canadensis isolate Cc75 chromosome 8, C_canadensis_v1, whole genome shotgun sequence, one genomic window encodes:
- the LOC122610431 gene encoding protein ALP1-like → MIEVVASHDLWIWHAFFGPPGSNNDINVLNRLPLYDTTRNGTAPDTSFILRNRYYKRRYMLTDGIYPKWSTFVKSYLHPVDLKEMKFKRVQEASRKDVERAFEVLKGKWKILECSIRFMVKQKIGKVINTCCILHNTLIKDDGRAISPVHIMDPPVPAAYDPRVYMTKTSIIVFGMIYRSMYRRWIWHTSISQQLNHHRSRI, encoded by the coding sequence ATGATTGAAGTTGTTGCTTCgcatgatttgtggatttggcatgcgtTTTTTGGTCCTCCCGGATCAAACAACGATATTAATGTGCTGAATCGGTTGCCCTTGTATGATACTACTAGAAATGGAACGGCTCCAGACACGTCATTCATTTTACGCAACCGCTATTACAAACGTAGGTATATGCTTACCGATGGAATATATCCTAAGTGGTCTACGTTTGTAAAATCGTATCTGCATCCAGTTGATCTAAAGGAAATGAAATTCAAGCGAGTGCAGGAGGCGTCAAGAAAAGATGTAGAACGGGCTTTTGAGGTGCTTAAGGGAaaatggaagattttggaaTGTTCAATCCGGTTTATGGTTAAGCAAAAGATAGGGAAAGTCATCAACACATGTTGTATATTGCACAACACGCTCATAAAGGATGACGGGAGAGCTATCTCACCGGTTCATATAATGGATCCACCGGTGCCTGCAGCTTACGATCCTAGAGTTTACATGACGAAAACGTCTATCATCGTCTTCGGTATGATTTACAGGAGCATGTATCGACGTTGGATTTGGCATACCTCGATAAGCCAGCAGCTCAACCACCACCGATCGAGGATTTGA
- the LOC122610430 gene encoding uncharacterized protein LOC122610430, protein MSSSSSDELIISPPFPQLSTGSTFDYFQNALKQIEELEDSGSSRDRRTYIDHEREEAHNKLMRDYFNEDAKFGEGWFRHRYCVSQRFFLKIVADIEAAFPYFRDGVDARERKSFSPIQKCTSTIKQLSTSEPTDNYDDYLCMAERTSRECLEYFCDAVIHLYLREYLRRSTSHNVAMLYDAHEERHHLPGILGSLDCMHVVWRNYPRARKGNICGGITK, encoded by the coding sequence ATGTCTTCAAGTTCTTCTGATGAACTTATCATTTCACCTCCGTTTCCCCAATTATCCACCGGTAGTACGTTTGACTATTTTCAAAACGCGCTCAAACAAATAGAAGAACTAGAAGACTCGGGAAGCTCTCGTGATAGACGAACTTACATCGACCATGAGAGAGAAGAAGCGCACAACAAACTAATGCGCGACTACTTCAATGAAGACGCAAAGTTTGGGGAGGGTTGGTTTCGCCATCGGTATTGTGTGAGTCAACGTTtctttttgaagattgttgccGACATTGAAGCGGCTTTCCCATATTTTCGAGATGGAGTAGATGCGAGGGAAAGAAAGAGTTTCTCGCCGATTCAAAAATGCACATCGACAATTAAACAACTTTCAACGAGTGAACCGACGGACAACTATGATGATTATCTATGTATGGCCGAAAGAACAAGTCGGGAATGTCTCGAGTATTTTTGTGACGCAGTCATCCATTTATACCTGCGAGAGTATTTACGTAGGTCGACATCCCACAACGTCGCCATGTTGTACGATGCGCATGAGGAGCGACATCATCTGCCAGGGATACTCGGTAGCCTTGATTGTATGCATGTTGTATGGAGGAATTATCCTAGGGCGAGAAAGGGCAATATATGCGGGGGAATCACAAAGTGA
- the LOC122610429 gene encoding probable carboxylesterase 18, whose product MEVTPTIPKLDLPLQTRISLAIIGLYIDLVQKKDGTVRRWLANLFPPRDPAPVDDTINSYDVVVNPTSNIWFRVYIPKGHKIEDLPLIAYCHGGGYSLLSADVKMYDDLCTDFAVKLPAVVISADYRLAPEKKYPTQYQDGIEVLKFLDNPENLAKCGLENANISRCFIVGDSSGGNLAHSVNLSACLTNFQQLKAVGLVTIQPFFGGEERTKSEIELDFKVPFLNTQRTDLFWKALMPEGEEYNRDHPSINVSGPRAVDITKLDYPETMLVVGGFDVLKDWQIRYYEWLQKSGKKVHLAKYPNMFHDFCSFPELPEYHQLITEVKEFVYKLFDKE is encoded by the exons ATGGAAGTTACACCCACAATTCCCAAACTCGACCTACCTTTACAAACAAGAATAAGTCTAGCTATTATAGGCCTATATATCGACTTAGTTCAGAAAAAAGACGGAACAGTACGTCGATGGCTCGCTAATTTATTTCCGCCCCGAGACCCGGCGCCGGTAGACGATACTATCAACTCATATGACGTTGTTGTAAATCCAACTTCCAACATTTGGTTCCGTGTATATATCCCTAAAGGGCACAAAATTGAAGATTTGCCGCTTATTGCATATTGTCACGGAGGCGGATATTCCCTCCTTTCCGCTGACGTGAAGATGTATGATGATTTATGCACAGATTTTGCTGTGAAATTGCCTGCCGTTGTTATTTCTGCTGATTATCGTCTTGCCCCTGAGAAAAAATATCCTACACAATATCAGGATGGAATTGAAGTGCTGAAATTTCTTGACAATCCAGAGAACCTCGCTAAATGTGGTCTTGAAAATGCCAATATTTCTCGGTGCTTTATTGTTGGAGATAGTTCAGGTGGAAACCTAGCTCATTCTGTTAATCTAAGCGCCTGCCTAACCAATTTCCAACAACTCAAG GCGGTCGGCTTGGTGACGATTCAGCCATTTTTTGGAGGAGAGGAGCGAACAAAGTCTGAAATTGAACTTGATTTTAAAGTACCTTTCTTAAACACCCAAAGAACAGATCTGTTCTGGAAAGCGTTGATGCCAGAAGGTGAAGAATATAACCGTGATCATCCAAGCATCAACGTTAGTGGCCCGAGGGCAGTAGACATAACAAAATTGGATTATCCAGAAACCATGTTAGTTGTGGGTGGGTTTGATGTTCTAAAAGATTGGCAGATAAGGTACTACGAGTGGCTGCAAAAGTCTGGAAAAAAAGTACACTTAGCAAAGTACCCAAACATGTTTCATGATTTTTGTAGTTTTCCAGAACTACCGGAGTATCATCAACTTATCACTGAAGTGAAGGAATTTGTTTACAAGCTCTTTGATAAG GAATAA